The Candidatus Thermoplasmatota archaeon region TATATTCCCAGATTATGTTTTTGTGCGTGGTGAAAAACTTATAGAAGAAAATGAGATGTTAGGTGTAAAAGGCTTTGGTAAGTTTGTTGGCGGGTAATAATTATGTTTGATATGTTTCCCGGATGGTTTCAGATTTTTTTTGGTTCTATGTTACCGTGGATTGAGGCAAGGTATGTTTTACCATATGCTATGTTGGAGTTGCAATGGAGTTGGTGGCAGGCTTTTCCATTGGCTGTTGCTGGTAATATGTTGCCGATACCGTTTATACTACTTTTTTTTCAGCATGTTGAGAGGTTTTTACGGCGTTACAGTTTTTGGGTGAGAATCATGGATTGGCTTTTTGCTAGAACAAGACGAAGGGCAAACAATAAGATAGTAAAATATGAGTATCTGGGTTTGCTGGTTTTTGTAGCATTGCCGCTGCCTTTTACTGGTGGTTGGACTGGTGCGCTTATAGCTTATCTTTTTGGTTTGAAGTTTTCTAAATCCCTATTTACGATTTTTATTGGGGTTGTTATCGCTGCTTTGATTATGATTGTTATTACCTTGTATGTAGGCTGGTTGCTCTTTTATTTGGGTATAAATGTGTAGGTTTTATTATGGATGAAGAAATAAAATTATTGGCTAATAAAATCGTTGATAAAATATGTAGAAAGGTTAGGAGATCATGTTCAACTGAGTTTCATAAACTTGGTGTTAAAATTGGTGTAGGCGCTGATGGTACTCCTACGAAATATGTCGATAAAATCGCTGAAGATGTAGCATTGGATGTTTTGGGGAAATCAGATGTTAAGGTGGATCTCTTGAGTGAGGAAGCTGGTTTTATCGATAATGGTGGTAGGTATGTTTTTGTTTTGGATCCTGTTGATGGTACACGTAATGCTTGCAGAGGGATACCTCTTTATTCTGTTTCTCTTGGTGTAGGTAAATCTATGCTTAGTGATGTGGAATATGGTATAGTAAAGAGTATTCCTACTGGTGATGTTTTTATTGCAGAGAAAGGGCATGGTGTTTTTTTTAATAAAAAACGTGTTTGTGTACCTGATTATCCTGATAAAGATGTTCTTTCATCTCTTGCTCTTGGTAAAAATTTTGATAAACTCACTCTTTCTTTGGCTCAGAAAGATTATGTAAGGTCTCTGGGTTGTGCTTCTTTGGAGATGTGTATGGTTACTGTTGGTGCGTTGGATTTCTATGTTGTTGGTCGTGAGTATCTTCGTGTTACTGATATTGCTGCTTCTACTCTTGTTGTACGTGAGGCGGGTGGTATTGTGACAAATGCGCGAGGGGCACCTCTGGATATGCCTCTTAGCCTTGATGAGTGTACCAGTGTTATAGCTGCTTGTAATAACGAGTTGGTTAAGAGGATAGTCTCCTTTAACGTAAACATTTAAAACATGTTCTTGTTTAGGGCTGTTTCAGATGACTATAGCTCAGGATATTGTTAGGAAGGCAAAGAAAAAACCTTT contains the following coding sequences:
- a CDS encoding small multi-drug export protein, which translates into the protein MFDMFPGWFQIFFGSMLPWIEARYVLPYAMLELQWSWWQAFPLAVAGNMLPIPFILLFFQHVERFLRRYSFWVRIMDWLFARTRRRANNKIVKYEYLGLLVFVALPLPFTGGWTGALIAYLFGLKFSKSLFTIFIGVVIAALIMIVITLYVGWLLFYLGINV
- a CDS encoding inositol monophosphatase family protein — translated: MDEEIKLLANKIVDKICRKVRRSCSTEFHKLGVKIGVGADGTPTKYVDKIAEDVALDVLGKSDVKVDLLSEEAGFIDNGGRYVFVLDPVDGTRNACRGIPLYSVSLGVGKSMLSDVEYGIVKSIPTGDVFIAEKGHGVFFNKKRVCVPDYPDKDVLSSLALGKNFDKLTLSLAQKDYVRSLGCASLEMCMVTVGALDFYVVGREYLRVTDIAASTLVVREAGGIVTNARGAPLDMPLSLDECTSVIAACNNELVKRIVSFNVNI